A window of Paenibacillus polygoni contains these coding sequences:
- a CDS encoding DUF5693 family protein: MRQKWQYWNTVSRKWLWIIVIIGLIASIPVIYDRVTTESSSKNVELVFDYRDLVDIAAYQVHPQDFIDEKLTELKNAGISTMAMFESTLDEFRKSRRIMIYSSLDVANMSGEILPENENYTYILFTNEENKEVLTPVIADTFRRLDIPVRTWTHEGKEGLVIETPVENANLKPMMPDPITMSDLVDRGFSIMPRLGDSLPYDQQSVAQLMDTFESFGVKRILFEGDKVKGYNDNGELRSLSSFAELLNQHGIGLAAIENLKVPQHGFSTLAYLTDYNVVRLISLSENDANLSPKVIADRFTLATKDRNIRMIYLNAAPSRSALQAAVTDPLDNLLDALGEEGNAVERMKENGFTIGQAEPFKVHETPGQKYFKAVVVVGSIAMIALMVSYFIPFLTLPAFVLGILGSGGLYVLRPSLMEQGVALLVAISAPTIAMVLAVRRINAMQLRNPDLSVRDRVTQALILFVRTSLLSFLAVPFMIALLNNITYALVIEQFRGVSLLHLAPIALTAFYVLFYRKALSMAFVRKLLNEPITLLWILAAGIIGMVGYYYLTRTGNSGSVTPLEMMVRTFLEDTFGVRPRNKEFLLGHPMFILGAFIALKYRNGIYLMIIASIAQLSMVDTFAHIHTPAHLSLIRGVLGLGLGLIVGLIAIVVWQVLEGCWKKWSPLLRK; the protein is encoded by the coding sequence GTGCGTCAAAAATGGCAATATTGGAACACGGTCTCTCGTAAATGGCTATGGATTATTGTAATTATTGGACTTATAGCTTCCATTCCAGTCATCTACGACCGTGTCACAACGGAATCCAGTTCCAAAAATGTAGAATTGGTATTCGATTATCGGGATCTTGTGGATATAGCAGCCTATCAGGTTCACCCGCAGGACTTTATTGATGAAAAATTAACGGAACTCAAAAATGCAGGCATATCAACGATGGCGATGTTTGAGAGTACACTGGATGAATTCCGTAAATCTCGTCGCATCATGATCTACAGCAGTCTAGATGTAGCGAATATGTCAGGTGAAATTTTACCGGAGAATGAGAATTATACTTATATCTTATTTACAAATGAAGAGAATAAAGAAGTCTTAACTCCTGTCATTGCGGACACATTCCGCAGACTCGATATTCCAGTTCGTACATGGACTCATGAGGGTAAAGAAGGTTTGGTTATTGAAACACCTGTAGAAAATGCCAACTTAAAGCCAATGATGCCGGATCCAATTACAATGAGTGATCTAGTGGATCGTGGTTTTAGTATTATGCCTCGGCTAGGTGACTCACTTCCTTACGATCAGCAGTCCGTAGCTCAGTTAATGGATACGTTTGAGAGTTTCGGTGTCAAACGAATTCTGTTTGAAGGAGATAAGGTTAAGGGCTATAACGATAATGGAGAGCTGAGAAGCTTGTCATCTTTTGCAGAGCTTCTGAATCAGCATGGTATCGGACTTGCTGCAATTGAGAATTTGAAAGTGCCGCAGCATGGTTTCAGCACCCTTGCTTATTTAACAGACTACAATGTCGTTCGTCTTATCTCTCTAAGTGAAAACGATGCGAATCTTTCTCCAAAAGTAATTGCAGATCGATTCACGCTGGCTACAAAAGATCGGAATATTCGGATGATTTATCTAAACGCAGCACCTTCACGCAGTGCACTGCAAGCAGCAGTGACAGATCCTCTGGATAACTTACTGGATGCACTGGGGGAAGAAGGAAATGCAGTAGAACGAATGAAAGAGAATGGCTTCACTATAGGACAAGCCGAGCCATTCAAAGTACATGAAACACCAGGTCAAAAATATTTCAAAGCTGTTGTTGTGGTCGGAAGCATTGCAATGATCGCATTAATGGTATCCTACTTCATTCCATTCCTGACTTTGCCAGCCTTTGTGCTAGGAATCCTCGGAAGCGGCGGATTATATGTACTTAGACCGTCTCTTATGGAACAAGGTGTTGCTCTGCTCGTTGCGATCAGCGCTCCAACGATTGCGATGGTGCTTGCCGTACGCCGTATTAATGCAATGCAGCTGAGAAATCCTGATCTTTCAGTGAGGGATCGTGTGACACAAGCGCTTATCTTGTTTGTCCGAACATCGCTGTTGTCCTTCCTTGCTGTTCCGTTCATGATTGCCCTGCTGAATAACATTACCTATGCACTTGTGATTGAGCAATTTAGAGGCGTAAGCCTATTGCACTTAGCTCCGATTGCACTTACGGCATTCTATGTTCTGTTCTACCGCAAGGCGCTAAGTATGGCATTTGTCCGCAAACTGCTGAATGAGCCAATCACTCTTTTGTGGATACTGGCAGCGGGTATCATAGGTATGGTAGGCTATTACTATCTGACCCGTACAGGAAACTCGGGCAGTGTAACTCCGCTGGAAATGATGGTACGGACATTCTTGGAAGATACCTTTGGCGTTCGTCCTCGTAACAAGGAATTTTTACTGGGGCACCCTATGTTTATTTTAGGAGCATTTATTGCTCTTAAATATCGTAATGGAATTTATTTAATGATTATTGCATCGATTGCTCAGTTGTCTATGGTGGATACGTTCGCTCATATTCATACACCAGCGCATCTTTCCCTTATTCGTGGGGTGTTAGGTCTCGGACTTGGTCTCATCGTTGGATTGATTGCAATTGTGGTGTGGCAAGTTTTGGAAGGATGTTGGAAAAAATGGTCACCACTACTAAGAAAATAG
- a CDS encoding M23 family metallopeptidase, with protein MNEQNKNQNQENAPKTSNGAPESQSSSWKKLLSKRWVYPAAYIAAAAIILTLVWAYQDASMQSAVKETTKQVSENGEAVPTTGVLEEEPVTSEVEGVSENLAWPVAVASEVNVVKPFYDAAATTDEKALALLEYDQTFIANAGIDLARADDQTFEVKAALSGKVTRVEQHPLNGMVVEITHDNDLKTVYQSIADVKVKQNDEVKQGDTIAISGKSELGKDLGNHVHFEVYEAGKPVNPEQFLKK; from the coding sequence ATGAATGAACAAAACAAAAATCAAAACCAAGAAAATGCTCCAAAAACAAGTAATGGAGCACCTGAATCACAATCTTCATCCTGGAAAAAGCTGTTGTCCAAACGGTGGGTATACCCGGCAGCTTACATCGCCGCAGCAGCTATTATACTAACTTTAGTGTGGGCCTACCAGGACGCTAGCATGCAGTCTGCTGTGAAAGAAACGACAAAGCAAGTGTCTGAGAATGGCGAAGCCGTTCCTACCACTGGAGTTTTGGAAGAAGAACCTGTTACAAGTGAAGTAGAAGGCGTATCTGAAAATCTAGCATGGCCGGTGGCAGTAGCATCGGAAGTGAACGTAGTGAAACCTTTTTATGACGCTGCAGCAACGACAGATGAGAAAGCACTTGCTTTACTAGAGTACGATCAAACCTTTATCGCAAATGCTGGTATTGATTTAGCAAGAGCGGATGACCAAACTTTTGAAGTAAAAGCTGCACTGAGCGGTAAAGTAACTCGTGTAGAACAACATCCGCTGAATGGAATGGTTGTCGAGATCACTCACGACAATGATCTCAAAACCGTATATCAAAGTATTGCTGATGTAAAAGTAAAACAAAATGATGAAGTAAAACAAGGTGACACCATTGCCATCTCAGGCAAGAGTGAACTTGGCAAGGATCTTGGCAACCACGTACACTTTGAAGTGTACGAAGCAGGAAAACCCGTTAATCCAGAGCAATTCCTGAAAAAATAA
- the fabZ gene encoding 3-hydroxyacyl-ACP dehydratase FabZ, translating to MLDVNQIQEIIPHRPPFLLVDKIVEIEEGKRAVGIKNVTINEPFFTGHFPGYPVMPGVLITEALAQVGAVAILKVESNRGKIGFLAGLDNFRFRGQVVPGDTLELEVEITRLKGSIGKGKATARVGDKVVAEGEIMFALSDPQ from the coding sequence ATGTTAGATGTTAATCAAATTCAAGAAATCATCCCTCACAGACCTCCTTTTTTATTGGTCGATAAGATCGTGGAGATCGAAGAGGGCAAACGAGCAGTTGGAATTAAGAATGTAACCATCAATGAACCCTTCTTCACAGGTCATTTTCCAGGCTATCCGGTAATGCCGGGCGTACTTATTACAGAGGCACTCGCTCAAGTAGGCGCAGTGGCTATTCTTAAAGTGGAAAGTAACCGAGGTAAGATTGGTTTCCTTGCTGGTCTAGATAATTTCCGATTCCGCGGACAAGTGGTACCAGGTGATACGCTGGAGCTTGAGGTGGAGATCACACGTCTGAAAGGCTCCATTGGAAAAGGGAAAGCAACCGCTCGAGTCGGCGATAAAGTCGTCGCAGAAGGCGAGATTATGTTTGCTCTATCTGATCCGCAGTAG
- the csaB gene encoding polysaccharide pyruvyl transferase CsaB produces MVTTTKKIVISGYYGFHNSGDEAVLKSILTALESESQRTNVQVEPIVLSGDPEWTQKTYGVRAVHRMKLGEVRRAIKESDGLISGGGSLLQDATGWKSIPYYLGVIKIAQNMKKPTFIYSQGIGPVKRDIFKTMIRGIFKHCEYISVRDEESAKLIQGFGIRWNDVHIVPDPVMGLPLPELTKVQQASYGGGSARRTTPKSEQEEELPVVGVSVRFWEKDRNELDQIAEGLKQLATKHKVHIRLLPFHLPSDEEASTYVKQQIGPLHGTGSKVSICSNVTDPQMMLLEVSRCALVLGMRLHSLIYAASQRVPLIGVSYDPKIDAFLHRLDSQAIGTTASLQADKLAEELEKILTNREEWLATREEAIASLKEQAQEPAVHILKFLSGKG; encoded by the coding sequence ATGGTCACCACTACTAAGAAAATAGTTATCTCAGGATATTATGGTTTTCATAACAGCGGAGATGAAGCTGTTCTTAAATCGATACTGACTGCACTGGAGTCAGAAAGTCAGCGCACAAACGTGCAGGTAGAACCGATCGTTCTCTCAGGCGACCCAGAGTGGACGCAGAAGACGTATGGTGTTCGTGCTGTACATCGGATGAAACTTGGCGAGGTTCGCCGGGCCATCAAAGAAAGTGATGGGTTGATTAGCGGAGGAGGAAGTTTGCTGCAAGATGCAACAGGCTGGAAATCCATCCCTTATTACCTTGGCGTTATTAAAATCGCACAGAACATGAAAAAACCAACGTTTATATATTCTCAGGGGATTGGGCCTGTAAAACGCGACATTTTCAAAACGATGATTCGCGGTATTTTTAAACACTGTGAATATATTTCGGTTCGTGATGAAGAATCAGCTAAGTTAATTCAGGGCTTTGGAATAAGATGGAACGATGTACACATCGTTCCTGACCCTGTTATGGGACTTCCGCTTCCTGAACTAACGAAGGTGCAACAAGCATCTTACGGAGGAGGAAGTGCAAGAAGAACCACACCGAAATCAGAACAAGAAGAAGAGCTGCCGGTGGTTGGAGTCTCTGTGCGTTTCTGGGAGAAGGATCGTAATGAACTGGACCAGATCGCAGAAGGGCTCAAACAGCTTGCTACCAAACATAAAGTGCATATTCGTCTGCTTCCCTTCCATTTGCCTTCTGATGAAGAAGCGTCTACGTATGTGAAGCAGCAAATAGGGCCTCTACATGGTACAGGCAGTAAAGTAAGCATCTGTTCAAATGTAACAGATCCGCAAATGATGTTGTTAGAAGTGTCTCGCTGTGCACTTGTCCTCGGCATGAGATTACACAGTTTGATCTATGCAGCTTCCCAGCGTGTACCGCTGATTGGTGTATCGTATGATCCGAAGATTGATGCTTTTCTTCATCGACTGGATTCTCAAGCGATCGGCACGACAGCTTCGCTGCAAGCAGACAAGCTGGCTGAGGAACTTGAGAAGATTCTAACGAACCGTGAGGAATGGCTTGCGACGAGGGAAGAAGCAATTGCTTCGCTTAAAGAGCAAGCACAGGAGCCTGCGGTCCATATTTTAAAATTTCTAAGCGGCAAAGGATGA
- the mreB gene encoding rod shape-determining protein — MLSKDIGIDLGTANVLIHVKGSGVVLDEPSVVAIESGSKKVLAVGEDARRMVGRTPGNIIAIRPLRDGVIADFDITEVMLKYFINRVGGKSWYSRPRILICAPTNITSVEQKAIREAAERSGAKEVFLEEEPKAAAIGAGMDIYEPSGNMVIDIGGGTTDVAVLSMGEIVTASSIKMAGDKFDKAILKYIKNKYKLLIGERTSEHIKVSIGTVKMGGQQEELDIRGRDMVSGLPKTVTVTSSEVQEALADSVASIVASAKFVLEQTPPELSADIIDRGVILTGGGALLKGLDELLTDELRVPVLVADDPMHCVVKGTGLMLNHLDRSLKKKF, encoded by the coding sequence ATGCTAAGCAAGGATATCGGTATTGATCTTGGTACGGCCAACGTGCTCATTCACGTAAAAGGGAGTGGCGTCGTTCTCGACGAACCTTCGGTAGTTGCAATTGAGAGTGGATCGAAGAAAGTGCTTGCTGTGGGAGAAGATGCACGACGCATGGTCGGCAGAACACCAGGTAACATTATTGCAATTAGACCTTTGCGGGACGGCGTCATTGCTGACTTTGATATTACAGAAGTAATGCTTAAGTACTTTATTAACCGGGTTGGCGGCAAAAGTTGGTACAGCCGTCCCCGTATTTTAATTTGTGCACCGACGAATATCACCTCCGTAGAACAAAAAGCCATTCGTGAGGCAGCAGAGCGCAGTGGTGCCAAAGAGGTGTTCCTTGAAGAAGAGCCCAAAGCCGCAGCGATTGGAGCGGGAATGGACATATATGAACCGAGTGGAAATATGGTCATCGATATTGGCGGAGGAACCACCGATGTGGCCGTATTATCTATGGGTGAGATCGTTACAGCTTCTTCTATTAAAATGGCAGGGGACAAGTTTGACAAAGCGATTTTGAAATATATAAAAAATAAGTACAAGCTATTGATCGGAGAGCGGACTTCAGAACATATCAAAGTATCGATTGGAACCGTGAAAATGGGAGGGCAGCAGGAAGAACTCGATATTCGCGGACGTGATATGGTGAGCGGCTTACCTAAAACCGTGACGGTCACCTCAAGTGAAGTGCAGGAAGCACTCGCTGATTCGGTAGCATCCATTGTAGCTTCAGCTAAGTTTGTCCTCGAACAGACACCGCCGGAATTATCTGCTGATATTATTGATCGAGGTGTGATTTTAACAGGCGGGGGCGCTTTACTTAAAGGACTGGACGAGCTCTTAACGGATGAACTTCGGGTACCTGTACTCGTTGCTGATGATCCGATGCACTGCGTTGTCAAGGGAACGGGACTGATGCTGAATCATTTGGACCGTTCTCTTAAGAAAAAGTTCTAA
- a CDS encoding flagellar hook-basal body protein: MIRGLYTAAAGMVAQQRKHDTVTQNIANLNTNGYKQVESLVRSFPEMQLSRSGDSSLGSKVIGSLNTGVFAEESMSMNVQGDLIPSDKITDFALYSDLRVTNPNTGEAIPFDASGKYISDNGDVIYKPQAYFTVQDKEGNVKYTRDGSFQVDAEGRLLSSTGDEVLSDNGEPIRLTGAMNQFKVNEQGQLVNPLTGALTGERLGITIVDDPYQLVREGNGNYVLSSDRAGSARLLGAEDRVQVKQGFLERSTVDSAQSMVDLTAALRAYEANQKVIQFYDKSLDKAVNEIGRV, from the coding sequence GTGATTCGAGGTCTTTATACGGCAGCTGCGGGAATGGTTGCTCAACAGCGTAAACATGATACGGTAACACAGAATATTGCTAACCTTAATACGAACGGTTATAAACAAGTGGAGAGTCTGGTACGATCCTTTCCAGAAATGCAGCTTAGCAGAAGCGGCGACTCCTCTCTCGGCAGTAAGGTGATTGGCAGTTTAAATACAGGCGTATTTGCAGAAGAAAGCATGTCTATGAATGTACAGGGGGATCTTATACCCTCTGATAAAATAACAGATTTTGCGCTGTATTCAGATCTTCGCGTTACCAATCCGAATACAGGCGAAGCCATTCCTTTTGATGCTTCAGGTAAATATATCAGTGATAACGGGGATGTAATTTATAAACCGCAAGCTTATTTTACCGTGCAAGATAAGGAAGGAAACGTAAAATATACCCGTGACGGCAGTTTTCAGGTGGATGCGGAAGGCAGACTGCTAAGTTCAACGGGCGATGAGGTATTGTCAGATAATGGCGAGCCTATTCGATTGACAGGCGCCATGAATCAATTTAAAGTGAACGAGCAAGGACAGCTAGTGAATCCTCTTACAGGAGCTCTCACAGGTGAGAGACTTGGTATTACCATCGTGGATGACCCATATCAGCTAGTCAGAGAAGGTAATGGGAATTATGTACTAAGCTCGGATCGTGCGGGATCAGCCCGGCTGCTTGGAGCAGAAGACCGGGTTCAAGTGAAGCAGGGATTCTTGGAACGTTCAACAGTGGATTCAGCTCAGTCGATGGTTGATTTAACAGCAGCTCTTCGAGCCTATGAAGCCAATCAGAAAGTAATTCAATTTTACGATAAAAGCTTGGATAAAGCCGTAAATGAAATCGGGCGTGTGTAG
- a CDS encoding WecB/TagA/CpsF family glycosyltransferase produces MNEHMEQVQTRSVPTVPIFGIRFSRMDMNDTVAYLEEVVRTGQIHQVITGNPIMVMTALEDPKYMEVMKSAELVVPDGTGVVWAANYCGIPVAERVAGFDLLHELMRVGETYRWRVFLLGSTPEVIQETASRLQKQYPGVVICGYRDGFFDSDQDDEVIAEIREAAPDLLFVARAVNNQEPWIGEHKHKLGVPLVMGVGGSFDVISGKSKRAPVLFQKMRAEWFYRLLREPTRAKRMLALPQFVAKVVREKENVTKSV; encoded by the coding sequence ATGAATGAGCATATGGAGCAAGTACAGACAAGGTCTGTACCGACCGTGCCCATCTTTGGAATTCGGTTTTCACGCATGGATATGAATGACACGGTAGCCTATCTTGAAGAAGTCGTTCGTACAGGGCAGATCCACCAAGTTATCACGGGTAATCCAATTATGGTGATGACGGCGCTGGAAGATCCAAAGTACATGGAGGTCATGAAATCGGCTGAGCTGGTTGTCCCGGATGGTACAGGGGTGGTATGGGCAGCGAACTACTGCGGTATCCCTGTTGCGGAACGAGTGGCCGGTTTTGATCTCCTACATGAATTAATGCGGGTTGGAGAAACGTATAGATGGAGAGTATTCCTTCTAGGCTCTACACCTGAGGTGATTCAAGAGACAGCAAGCAGGTTACAAAAACAGTATCCTGGTGTCGTGATCTGTGGATATCGCGATGGCTTTTTTGATTCGGATCAAGACGATGAAGTAATTGCTGAGATAAGGGAAGCTGCTCCAGACCTACTGTTTGTAGCACGTGCGGTTAATAACCAAGAGCCGTGGATCGGTGAACATAAACACAAATTAGGAGTACCTCTTGTTATGGGCGTCGGCGGCAGTTTTGATGTCATTTCAGGAAAATCAAAGAGAGCACCCGTTCTGTTTCAAAAAATGCGAGCGGAATGGTTCTATCGTTTACTGCGTGAACCGACCCGGGCAAAAAGAATGCTGGCTCTACCACAGTTTGTTGCGAAAGTCGTGCGTGAAAAAGAAAACGTGACAAAATCGGTGTAA
- a CDS encoding flagellar hook-basal body protein, translating to MNNSMISALVSMTSMQQRLDLIANNVANVDTAGYKSKQASFEDVLTGVQQQTSSLSRDGRATPLGFNVGYGVKMTSITQDMAQGELSETGNPTDLAIEGNALFAVEVNGQKAWTRAGDFRFVPDESVQDPNAAPRMRLVTSDGYAVLGRDNQPITAPANATVAFDSSGNLLVRDSGSMNARIAGQLQLVEPMRPEGLAASSDNLFSLISGASENMVFGENAATTVPEATIRAGYLENSNVDLTSEMTQMLEVQRTYQLAARALSSSDTMMNLANTMRA from the coding sequence ATGAATAATTCAATGATCAGTGCTCTCGTATCCATGACGAGCATGCAGCAGCGACTAGATTTGATCGCAAATAACGTTGCGAATGTAGACACGGCAGGTTACAAGAGCAAACAAGCTTCATTTGAAGATGTACTGACAGGTGTTCAGCAGCAGACTTCCTCGTTGTCACGGGATGGCAGAGCAACGCCGCTCGGTTTTAATGTAGGCTATGGTGTGAAGATGACATCGATTACTCAAGATATGGCACAAGGGGAACTAAGTGAGACAGGAAATCCCACAGACTTGGCTATTGAAGGAAATGCGCTGTTTGCTGTAGAAGTGAATGGTCAAAAAGCATGGACAAGAGCAGGCGATTTCCGTTTTGTACCGGATGAATCGGTTCAGGACCCAAATGCAGCACCGCGCATGAGACTCGTAACGAGTGATGGTTATGCTGTGCTCGGCAGAGACAATCAGCCTATTACTGCACCTGCAAATGCTACGGTAGCTTTTGATTCGAGCGGTAACTTATTAGTGCGGGACAGCGGCTCCATGAATGCAAGAATTGCAGGGCAACTTCAACTCGTTGAACCCATGCGCCCTGAAGGGCTCGCAGCTAGCTCAGACAACTTGTTCAGCTTAATTTCTGGAGCCAGCGAAAACATGGTTTTTGGAGAAAATGCGGCAACTACGGTGCCTGAAGCGACCATTCGGGCAGGTTATTTAGAGAATTCCAATGTAGATCTAACGAGTGAGATGACGCAAATGCTTGAAGTACAGCGCACTTACCAGCTGGCTGCCCGCGCACTGAGTTCAAGTGACACGATGATGAATCTTGCGAATACAATGAGGGCATAG
- the spoIIID gene encoding sporulation transcriptional regulator SpoIIID, producing MHDYIKERTIKIGRCIVETRNTVRTIAKEFGVSKSTVHKDLTERLPEINPDLADQVKHILEYHKSIRHLRGGEATKIKYKKTNGKNREVLASGKS from the coding sequence GTGCACGATTACATTAAAGAACGGACCATAAAAATCGGACGCTGTATCGTTGAGACGAGGAATACGGTCCGTACCATTGCCAAGGAATTTGGCGTTTCAAAGAGCACGGTGCATAAGGATTTGACCGAACGACTGCCGGAAATCAACCCTGATCTTGCCGATCAGGTAAAACACATTCTCGAGTACCATAAATCGATTCGCCATTTACGAGGAGGCGAGGCAACCAAGATTAAATATAAAAAAACGAACGGAAAAAATCGAGAGGTGCTCGCTTCTGGGAAGTCGTAG
- a CDS encoding phospho-sugar mutase, producing the protein MLSETAKQTLEQWLKDPSIDEETKQELTDLSGDTNELEDRFYRELEFGTGGLRGVIGAGSNRINRYTVGKATQGFARYINEAHNGEGKPSVVIAHDSRHFSPEFALEAALVLAANGIVAKLFTSLRPTPQLSYSVRHLQATGGIVITASHNPPEYNGYKVYNASGGQLVPDEAEQVIQYIQDVASLADVKKLTQADAEAQGLLVWLLDAEDEAFIETVAAESLNRDRIAAEYSKDFNIVYTPLHGTGNMPVTKVLERIGFTNVHVVSEQAEPDANFTTVKSPNPEEREAFTLAMKLGEKVDADIIIGTDPDADRMGAVVKDKEGKYFVLSGNQSGAIMTNYLLGQLKERGQLPTNGAVVKTIVTSEMGAVIAKHYGAEVFNTLTGFKYIGEKMNAFEETGSHTYLFGYEESYGYLAGNYARDKDAVLAAMLICEAAAYYKSVGKTLYDVLQELYEQFGYFLENLQSRTLKGKDGVAQIQAIMTEWRTSAPEEVAGIKVQEMLDYSTGIDGLPKENVLKFILEDGSWFCLRPSGTEPKIKIYFAVQGENNEDAHARIQRLTDAVMGRIDR; encoded by the coding sequence ATGTTAAGTGAAACTGCGAAGCAAACATTGGAACAATGGCTTAAGGATCCATCTATTGATGAGGAAACCAAACAGGAGCTAACGGATTTATCTGGAGATACGAATGAACTTGAGGATCGTTTTTACCGGGAGCTTGAATTCGGTACAGGAGGTCTGCGCGGTGTCATTGGAGCAGGCAGTAACCGGATCAACCGTTATACAGTAGGAAAAGCAACACAAGGTTTTGCACGCTACATTAATGAAGCTCATAACGGAGAAGGAAAACCTTCTGTTGTAATCGCTCATGATTCTCGTCATTTTTCACCGGAGTTTGCTCTTGAGGCTGCTTTAGTACTCGCTGCGAATGGTATTGTGGCTAAACTCTTTACATCACTGCGTCCGACACCACAGTTGTCTTATAGTGTACGTCATTTGCAGGCGACAGGTGGAATCGTGATCACAGCGAGTCATAATCCTCCCGAATATAATGGGTACAAAGTATATAATGCTTCTGGCGGACAACTCGTGCCGGATGAAGCAGAACAAGTGATTCAGTATATTCAGGATGTAGCTTCCCTTGCTGATGTGAAGAAGCTTACACAGGCGGATGCAGAAGCACAAGGACTGCTTGTATGGCTTCTCGATGCAGAAGATGAAGCATTCATCGAAACCGTTGCTGCCGAAAGTTTGAACCGGGACCGTATTGCTGCTGAGTATAGTAAAGACTTCAATATCGTCTATACACCGCTGCATGGTACAGGAAATATGCCTGTGACAAAAGTGCTGGAGCGTATTGGATTTACGAATGTGCATGTCGTTTCTGAGCAAGCAGAGCCGGATGCAAATTTCACTACGGTGAAGTCACCTAATCCAGAAGAACGCGAAGCATTCACACTTGCCATGAAGCTTGGCGAAAAAGTGGATGCAGATATTATCATTGGTACCGATCCGGATGCGGACCGTATGGGTGCAGTGGTAAAAGATAAAGAAGGCAAATATTTCGTGCTCTCAGGTAACCAGTCCGGTGCCATTATGACGAATTATCTCCTCGGACAGCTGAAAGAGCGCGGACAGCTTCCTACGAACGGCGCAGTGGTAAAAACCATTGTAACGAGTGAGATGGGTGCTGTAATCGCGAAACATTACGGTGCGGAAGTGTTTAATACACTAACTGGCTTTAAATATATTGGTGAAAAAATGAATGCCTTTGAAGAGACAGGCAGTCATACTTATCTTTTTGGATATGAAGAAAGTTACGGCTATCTCGCAGGTAATTATGCAAGGGATAAAGATGCCGTACTCGCTGCGATGCTGATTTGTGAAGCGGCTGCTTATTATAAGAGTGTAGGCAAAACCTTGTACGATGTTCTTCAAGAACTGTATGAGCAGTTTGGTTATTTCTTAGAGAACTTGCAGTCTCGTACCTTAAAAGGCAAAGATGGCGTAGCGCAGATTCAGGCTATTATGACCGAGTGGCGTACTTCTGCTCCAGAAGAGGTTGCTGGAATTAAGGTTCAAGAAATGCTGGATTATTCCACAGGTATTGATGGTCTTCCTAAAGAGAATGTGCTTAAATTCATTCTGGAAGATGGCTCATGGTTCTGCTTGCGCCCTTCAGGTACAGAACCGAAGATTAAAATATACTTTGCTGTTCAAGGCGAAAATAATGAAGATGCTCATGCACGAATTCAGCGTCTTACGGATGCAGTTATGGGCCGTATTGATCGCTGA
- a CDS encoding DNA-directed RNA polymerase subunit beta, which produces MTEEKKVEKKKGSSRKILRRLLIPLLLLIALIGGMLVGYVVVGGRDIGSAFDYQTWKHIFDLVFAP; this is translated from the coding sequence ATGACTGAAGAAAAAAAAGTAGAGAAGAAGAAGGGATCTTCACGAAAGATCTTACGCCGGCTTCTGATTCCGCTGCTTTTGTTAATTGCTTTAATCGGAGGTATGTTAGTCGGTTATGTGGTCGTTGGCGGGAGAGATATTGGATCTGCCTTTGATTATCAAACATGGAAACATATATTTGATCTTGTTTTTGCCCCTTAA